A window of Cryptomeria japonica chromosome 3, Sugi_1.0, whole genome shotgun sequence contains these coding sequences:
- the LOC131033772 gene encoding L-type lectin-domain containing receptor kinase IX.1-like, with the protein MIVADARAVSFSFSSFTPNMDEMNYLGDAFTSRGAIQLTRNLINEPLNSSVGRAVYNQPVRLASTFTTHFKFLITNATDGSFGDGLAFFIAAAGARLNLTSTGGWLGLTDWATDGNSSNQIVAVEFDTFQNEWDPPSDHIGFDVNSIRSVVNKTLPGQSALRRGGKIDAWVDYHAGHLSVFLSSDGLRNETADLYYDIDLRDFLPEWVTVGFAASTGDSTEIHNLLSWEFSMSDPTPAMRNGLRGPVLAPAIAIPVLSLVGMLLAFLYGRWYSFSQVNLDIDVELDGRLAYGPRPFRYKELCLATRGFADKLGQGGFGSVYYGMLPETKLAVAVKRVAQDSEQGMKEYISEISIFSQLHHQNLVRLVGWCHEGAELLLVYEHMPNRSLDQHLYGQNLLKWALRYKIACGLAHALLYLHEECQQPVVHRDVKSSNMMLDADFNAKLGDFGLSRLMEHGVQESTSSIIGGTMGYLAPECLMTGRASAEADVFSFGAVALEIVCGRRPVFDDNDDQRITLVEWVWNLYGAGKLLEAIDERLVEDYNEEEIEVVLMVGLWCSHPDPATRPIMRQVIRYLEFVAPVPQLPFKLPMPLYFPNFSPCDTNGIDNV; encoded by the exons ATGATTGTAGCAGACGCAAGAGCAGTGAGCTTCAGTTTCTCCTCTTTCACGCCAAACATGGACGAAATGAACTACCTCGGCGACGCCTTCACCTCACGAGGCGCCATCCAGCTGACTAGAAACCTCATAAACGAGCCCCTGAACAGCAGTGTTGGCCGGGCAGTTTACAACCAACCTGTCCGCCTGGCCTCGACCTTCACAACCCATTTCAAATTCCTCATCACAAACGCGACCGACGGTTCATTCGGAGACGGGCTCGCCTTCTTCATAGCTGCGGCGGGTGCCCGCCTTAATCTCACCAGCACGGGCGGTTGGCTTGGCCTCACCGACTGGGCCACCGATGGCAACTCGTCTAACCAAATCGTGGCCGTGGAGTTCGACACGTTTCAAAACGAGTGGGATCCGCCCTCAGACCACATCGGCTTCGACGTGAACTCCATCAGATCCGTAGTCAACAAAACGTTGCCTGGCCAGTCGGCGTTGAGAAGAGGAGGCAAGATCGACGCCTGGGTAGACTACCATGCCGGACATTTGTCGGTTTTCCTTTCTTCCGATGGCCTGCGAAATGAAACGGCGGACCTGTATTACGACATAGATCTCCGGGACTTTTTGCCTGAGTGGGTGACTGTGGGGTTTGCGGCGTCCACGGGTGATTCCACGGAGATTCACAACTTGCTCTCATGGGAGTTCAGCATGTCTGATCCGACGCCGGCCATGAGAAACGGACTTAGAGGGCCGGTCTTGGCGCCGGCTATAGCTATCCCGGTTTTGAGCCTGGTTGGAATGTTGTTAGCGTTTTTGTATGGAAGATGGTATAGTTTTAGTCAGGTTAATTTGGACATTGATGTTGAGTTAGACGGGCGCCTGGCTTATGGACCACGGCCGTTTAGGTATAAGGAACTTTGTTTGGCGACAAGGGGCTTCGCTGATAAACTCGGGCAGGGTGGTTTCGGAAGTGTGTACTACGGAATGTTGCCCGAGACTAAGCTGGCGGTGGCCGTCAAACGTGTGGCCCAAGATTCTGAGCAG GGAATGAAGGAATATATATCAGAGATCAGCATTTTTAGTCAATTGCACCACCAAAACTTGGTCCGGCTTGTTGGGTGGTGTCATGAAGGGGCAGAGCTGTTATTAGTGTACGAGCACATGCCAAACAGGAGCCTCGATCAACACTTGTATGGACAAAACCTTTTGAAATGGGCCTTGCGATACAAAATTGCATGCGGCCTCGCTCACGCCTTGCTTTACTTACACGAGGAATGCCAACAGCCGGTGGTGCACCGGGACGTGAAGAGCAGCAATATGATGCTCGATGCAGACTTTAATGCAAAGCTTGGCGACTTCGGGCTTTCCCGTCTAATGGAACACGGTGTGCAGGAAAGCACGTCCAGTATTATTGGTGGCACAATGGGATACCTTGCTCCAGAGTGCCTCATGACCGGAAGGGCCAGTGCAGAAGCAGATGTTTTCAGTTTTGGGGCGGTGGCCCTCGAGATTGTTTGCGGCCGGCGGCCTGTATTTGATGACAATGACGATCAAAGAATAACTTTGGTGGAGTGGGTGTGGAATCTGTATGGAGCGGGAAAATTATTGGAAGCAATAGATGAGAGATTAGTTGAGGATTATAACGAAGAGGAAATAGAAGTAGTTTTAATGGTGGGTTTGTGGTGCTCTCACCCGGACCCTGCCACCCGGCCTATAATGAGACAGGTTATCCGGTACCTTGAGTTTGTGGCTCCTGTACCTCAACTCCCCTTCAAATTGCCTATGCCTCTGTATTTTCCAAATTTCAGCCCCTGCGATACCAACGGGATCGATAATGTTTAG